DNA from Pirellulales bacterium:
GCGGCGCACCAGCGTATCGAGGCCGGAGGTAGGCTCGTCGAGAATCAATAATTCCGGCTCGTGAGCCAGCGCCAAGGAGAGCGAAACTTTCGCCCGCATCCCTTTGGAGAGATGTTTGATTTTGCGCTTCAGCGGCAATTGATAACCGGCCGCCAGCTTCAAATAGCGCTCGTAAAAACCGCTGGGATAAAAGCCGGCGGAGAACCAGCCGACTTCGCTGACTTTCATCCACTCGTACAGCGTGGGTCGCTCCGGCACATAGCCCACCCGGCTGCGGACGGCCTGTCCTTGGGTGGTGCTATTGAGGCCCAGCACGGTGGCCGTCCCCCCGTCGGGCGCGGTCAATCCCAACAGAATGCGAATGGCCGTGGTTTTGCCGGCGCCATTTTCGCCCAACAGCGCGCAGACCGTGCCGGGCTCGACATGCAGCGTGACATGATCGAGCGCTGCCTGGGAGCCATACCGTTTGGTGATTTGGTCCAACCGAATGACGGGATTCATGGGGGCGCTCCAACCCCCGGGCAGAGCCCGGGGCTAATGGATTAAAGTAACATGGAAAGTTCTTTTTCGACGAGTTCGCGAAGTTCTTTGGGATTCAGTTTACTTTGCTTGGCTTCGGCAAACACTTGCTTGAGCCGAGTGCGAATGAGTTTGAGGCGTTCGCTGCGGCAGCGCTCGCCGGCGCCGGTGGCCACTTCCAGGCCGGTGCCGCGCACGCTTTGCAGCACGTCGTCATCCTGCAACTGGCGGTAAGCCCGGGCGATGGTGTTGGGATTAATCGCCAACTCGCGGGCCAATTCGCGCACCGACGGAACCAGCTCGCCCGATTTCAAACCCCCGCTGGCCACGGCAAATTTGAGCTGCCGCACGATCTGATCGTAAATGGCCAGGCCGTTATGCGGATCGATGTGGAAGAACATGGCAGCGGAGGGAGCAGGGATTAGAGGGTAGGGAGTAGGGGTTAGAGCCGGGCAATGGATATTTCCGAGGAGCAGCGGGACACCCAACCATGTGTACTACCGTGATAGTACAGTATGGCGAGATGGTGCGACGGTGTCAAGCGAATTTTTGGGATCGTGCAATGTCTTCACGTAGGCCAGTCTCTCCGAGACTGGCTTCCGCGTCTCGGAGAGACGCGGCTATGTGGAAATTTACGTGCGGGCCACAACACGATGGAAGTGCAAGCGGACTTCGCGGGTGACCACACGGCGGACGCCTTCGACAAGGCAATGCGGCTCGTTATCTTCCTGCCCGCGGCGAGTGATTTCGTCCAACTTCATGCCCGGCGGGACGGTGAATGTGGATTGATAGATGATTTGATTGCCGGCATCCAGCTCCGGCACAATGAAATGGCAGGTAGCCCCGTAAGTGAGCATGCGGAACGAGTAGGCATCGCGGTAGGGTTGCATCCCGGGAAAGCTGGGGAGCAGGCCGTGATGCAAATTGACGATGCGACCGCCGGCGTATTTCCAACAGGCGGCCGGCGAAAGAATGCGCATGTACCGGGCCAGGATGATGTAATCGATGTCGTATTGATCGCAGACGACGATGAGTTTTTCGTCGTTGGGATTACCGTTTTCATCGCCCACGCTGTGCCAATCGATGCCGAACTGTTCGGCCACGCTGCGGCAGTTGAGGCGGTTGCCGATCATCACCGCTGCTTCCGCCGGCACGCGGCCATCGCGGATGGCCCGCAACAGGGCCAGCGCGGGTTCGGGCCGATAGGTAGTGCAAATGGCCAAGCGCGGTTTGGCGGGCCGCACTTCGGGGGACCACACGCGGATGGACAAACTCTTCAGTTTTCCAATTTGATCCATCGCCGGACGGAGCGCGGCAAAATGCTTGGCGTCCAATTCCACGCGGCACAGCATGGCGAACAGGCTGGCCTCGTCGTGATCGTACATTTGGATTTCG
Protein-coding regions in this window:
- a CDS encoding ABC transporter ATP-binding protein, which translates into the protein MNPVIRLDQITKRYGSQAALDHVTLHVEPGTVCALLGENGAGKTTAIRILLGLTAPDGGTATVLGLNSTTQGQAVRSRVGYVPERPTLYEWMKVSEVGWFSAGFYPSGFYERYLKLAAGYQLPLKRKIKHLSKGMRAKVSLSLALAHEPELLILDEPTSGLDTLVRREFLEGMVDIAAAGRTVLLSSHQIGEVERVADTVAILRSGKLLLVERLETLKDQIRELSVTLAESVNTLPKINGKILSSRRHRHQWQALVRGLGEPELAALGQQPGVEELRIRTPSLEEIFVAYLQTSPSPSPLMGEGRGEGAAPDAEVSIP
- a CDS encoding formyltransferase family protein; protein product: MQVTITAVGPDHSGLADPIIHHLTGQGANIAEIQMYDHDEASLFAMLCRVELDAKHFAALRPAMDQIGKLKSLSIRVWSPEVRPAKPRLAICTTYRPEPALALLRAIRDGRVPAEAAVMIGNRLNCRSVAEQFGIDWHSVGDENGNPNDEKLIVVCDQYDIDYIILARYMRILSPAACWKYAGGRIVNLHHGLLPSFPGMQPYRDAYSFRMLTYGATCHFIVPELDAGNQIIYQSTFTVPPGMKLDEITRRGQEDNEPHCLVEGVRRVVTREVRLHFHRVVART
- a CDS encoding GntR family transcriptional regulator — protein: MFFHIDPHNGLAIYDQIVRQLKFAVASGGLKSGELVPSVRELARELAINPNTIARAYRQLQDDDVLQSVRGTGLEVATGAGERCRSERLKLIRTRLKQVFAEAKQSKLNPKELRELVEKELSMLL